A genomic region of Spirochaetota bacterium contains the following coding sequences:
- the sppA gene encoding signal peptide peptidase SppA, which translates to MNSGLIKSLLLVACVAAAVPARGAENPFLPGDRFGPASYFQGPFSPLMNPALGGVPRASSLGYSADMGEAQDRVNHLVIFNAWGFTFSRSWIREIWTANADRPVRPGAGLYTIGKSVMFGEYFGLGVTYSYSQSDQYAYNHYRSLEHGLVFQPWRFFALGYVLKDMNGPRIAGERLPRTQTASISFRPFHEFLTLSADAVKTGDEKIEGSDIALSAEMLFGGCSVMARWGAGNRFLFGVQIPLSPKAGEPATIIAGAGHAAKTRNLPSRSTFSIAISGEADREAPVFRRSILKIEIGPELGEIIEDRLFEESPLTLHEVLGAIRDAASDDGIEGIFMRITGNDLGFAQVQEIREEMKRFRARGKKIHASLSHVDNKGYYLAAAANEVSMSPSESFSLTGLSAEVYFFRAVLEKIGVKIESVRRGKYKSFNEPFTRDRMSDEYRENMMALLLDLNMQFLNEIIADRNLDREKIDELFGKGFLTPQEAREAGFINGVFYPDDALKDLRDRGYLRSETLECVEYARSVKRTRRWGTVPAIAVVHVSGNIVEGEGGGGFAGESTSGEGYAEILEEVFSDQNVKAVVVRVDSGGGSALASDHMWHALGALKKKWDKPVVFSFGNVAASGGYFLACTGDKIYGMPGTVTGSIGVISGKLSLQKLYETLGINKEVIKMSEFADIYSESRDLTPREREVLQRGTDFIYTSFTDKVADARKIDKKEIPGVAEGRVFTGSQAKDKALMDELGGLLAAIESARAGAGIDDECRVLHFPRGKSPLVQLVGSATAKEGGLMRALKPLTANLKGFYFGSDPYLYMMPYRLDIK; encoded by the coding sequence ATGAACAGCGGATTGATCAAGTCATTGCTTCTGGTCGCCTGCGTCGCCGCGGCCGTACCGGCCCGTGGCGCGGAAAATCCTTTTCTCCCCGGCGACAGGTTCGGGCCGGCGAGCTACTTCCAGGGGCCTTTCAGCCCCCTGATGAATCCGGCGCTGGGCGGGGTTCCCCGCGCCTCCAGCCTGGGCTACTCCGCGGACATGGGCGAAGCGCAGGATCGCGTAAACCACCTTGTGATTTTCAACGCCTGGGGATTCACGTTTTCAAGAAGCTGGATACGCGAGATATGGACCGCGAATGCGGACAGGCCCGTCCGCCCGGGCGCGGGACTCTACACGATCGGGAAGAGCGTTATGTTCGGGGAATACTTCGGGCTGGGTGTCACCTACTCGTATTCCCAGAGCGACCAGTACGCGTACAATCATTATCGCTCGCTCGAGCATGGGCTTGTTTTCCAGCCGTGGAGATTTTTTGCCTTAGGTTACGTGCTTAAAGACATGAACGGCCCGCGCATAGCGGGCGAACGCCTTCCGCGCACACAAACCGCCTCGATATCGTTTCGCCCGTTTCATGAATTCCTCACCCTCTCAGCCGACGCGGTTAAAACCGGGGACGAAAAAATTGAGGGGTCCGATATCGCCCTATCCGCGGAGATGCTTTTCGGCGGCTGTTCGGTCATGGCCCGGTGGGGCGCGGGGAACCGCTTCCTGTTCGGGGTGCAGATTCCGCTGTCGCCGAAGGCCGGGGAACCGGCGACCATTATCGCGGGGGCCGGGCACGCGGCGAAAACGAGGAACCTCCCTTCGCGCAGCACGTTCTCGATCGCCATCTCGGGCGAGGCAGACCGCGAGGCGCCGGTGTTCAGGCGCTCGATACTAAAAATTGAAATCGGTCCGGAACTGGGAGAGATAATCGAGGACCGGCTTTTCGAGGAAAGCCCGCTCACCCTGCACGAGGTGCTCGGGGCGATCAGGGACGCCGCGTCCGACGACGGGATCGAGGGAATTTTCATGCGTATCACGGGAAACGACCTGGGTTTCGCCCAGGTGCAGGAGATCCGCGAGGAAATGAAACGGTTCCGCGCGAGGGGGAAGAAGATACACGCCTCGCTCTCGCACGTCGACAACAAGGGATATTATCTCGCGGCCGCGGCGAACGAGGTAAGCATGTCCCCGTCCGAAAGTTTTTCCCTCACGGGGCTCTCGGCGGAGGTTTATTTTTTCAGGGCGGTGCTCGAAAAGATCGGGGTGAAGATCGAATCGGTCCGCCGGGGGAAGTACAAGTCCTTCAACGAGCCTTTCACCAGGGACCGGATGTCGGATGAATACCGCGAGAACATGATGGCGCTCCTCCTCGATCTCAACATGCAGTTCCTCAACGAGATCATAGCTGACAGGAACCTTGACCGGGAAAAAATAGACGAGCTTTTTGGAAAGGGATTTCTTACGCCCCAGGAGGCGCGGGAGGCCGGATTTATCAACGGCGTGTTCTATCCCGATGACGCGCTCAAGGACCTCCGTGACAGGGGTTATCTCCGCTCCGAAACTCTCGAGTGCGTGGAATACGCGCGCAGCGTGAAACGGACACGCCGCTGGGGCACGGTCCCCGCGATTGCGGTCGTCCACGTGAGCGGGAATATAGTCGAAGGGGAAGGCGGCGGTGGTTTCGCGGGCGAGAGCACGAGCGGTGAGGGGTACGCGGAAATCCTCGAAGAGGTGTTCTCGGACCAGAACGTAAAGGCAGTGGTGGTGCGCGTCGATTCCGGCGGCGGGTCGGCCCTGGCGTCCGATCACATGTGGCATGCGCTGGGCGCCCTGAAAAAGAAATGGGACAAGCCGGTGGTGTTCTCGTTCGGCAACGTCGCCGCATCGGGCGGATATTTCCTGGCATGCACGGGCGATAAAATTTACGGCATGCCCGGCACGGTGACGGGCTCCATAGGCGTCATATCGGGAAAGCTGTCCCTGCAGAAACTCTACGAGACGCTCGGCATCAACAAGGAAGTGATCAAGATGAGCGAGTTCGCCGACATCTACAGCGAATCCCGCGATCTCACCCCGCGGGAACGCGAGGTGCTCCAGAGGGGAACCGATTTCATCTACACGAGCTTTACCGATAAGGTCGCCGACGCGCGCAAGATAGATAAAAAGGAAATCCCGGGCGTGGCCGAGGGACGCGTGTTCACCGGGTCGCAGGCGAAGGATAAGGCCCTCATGGACGAGTTGGGGGGGTTGCTCGCCGCGATCGAGTCGGCGCGTGCCGGCGCCGGCATAGATGATGAATGCCGCGTCCTGCATTTCCCACGCGGGAAATCGCCCCTGGTACAGCTCGTGGGGTCCGCCACCGCAAAGGAGGGCGGGCTCATGCGCGCGCTTAAGCCCCTTACCGCGAACCTGAAGGGTTTTTATTTCGGGAGCGACCCGTATCTGTACATGATGCCCTACCGGCTCGATATTAAATAG